The genomic DNA gtattcattcgttcttgtcctatatatcCCAGTCTagtatgccaaatttcatcattaacatcagcattactagtaagagcaatgtttgaaaaacaaccatcattattatttggttctacatcaagaaccataaaaccatttgttacataaccatatccaattaacatagagttaattcgaagtttcatacaacgactataaaaatttaaacaataacctaaatcaagaagacaaatgacggaaaccagattccgtcaaATCTcaagagcatacaggacatcatgtagaaacaggaTACGCCCACcatgtaggttgagcttgcaagtgacaattcctttgacttcaattcttgcattgtttcctacatatatccatttgttgctagCTGGTACTCGACGGTACTCCACAAATGTAACTCACTCCCGAGCTACATAGTTGGTTGCttctgaatctataatccacaaaggataagaatcagctaacagcactggactagcaacaaaatgctcaagaaaagaagacacacttgcattgtttcaatctggtcttctttcctttcttcttgattgggtcTTGTCCTACAGCagcaacttctttcttctttcccttccccttccccttcttgaaccatttctttttcttggatccaaatGATCCAACAGAACCAATAGCCACATAGGCTAGTCCAAAAATctttgcggattcaactctctccacctccaattctacatggcgtgagatgtcaatgaaagtcttaatactctcactgtgagttagggtctgcttcatggttTCTCAAGAATTTGGAAaggaacgaataactgcttgaacctgttgttcatcggtcaactcataaccaacagttttaagctcctgaatcatgttcgacatctccctgaggtgttgaaccattgaaagaTTCGGACGCTTAATGTAGCTGTCAAATTTAATCGTTAGCtttcgaagcttgctcagacttcctCCACTATActtttctctaagggctacccagacagcatgagccgatgataatggctcatactcaaataccaggtcatccatcattgaactaatcaatatttccttagcaatggagtccttccttttccatgccctaTAGGCATTGAGATCTCGTCTGTTCTGTGTAGTGGCATCTACAGGTCTTCCATAACATGTTTTATAGCCTTAAGAACTTCTttttcctcaagaacgtattatATTTTGagttgccagattttgtagttattctGATATAAGTTATAATGTTCTTATTTGTCATGAtcttacataaataaacatattatttagtatttaCATACAATTCACATGCACGCAATTTAttattgactcaatattaatttgaattggtttacaaaattaagtgataactacatttccactcatcatttgtatggtacaatcaaatcaacattgatcaatacaattacatacatcccaacaaatgaactaatcatcgttctatcatgatttctttaattaaatgaactaatcatttaataaaatgaactaatcatttttcatgtatcatgaagtaatcagcatatgaatgaacatatcattcataTAAACATGCCGCatatgttaacatataacaaacgaacatgaactaaatggactaatactgttcatacataatgaTAGTAACAATAACAGAACTCTTACAAACGAGATAGGTtgacaccactcccactaggacagacactagtgcagtgccCAACATAATCCCCTTCAATCTGGACTCATTTGAGGCAATCTCAGATAGAACaatttcaagattttcaatttgatctatcattgaaatttcttcagaatcctCTTTAGATTCTTCAGGATCCTCCTCTGGATCCTTCTCAAATTCTTCAGGATCTTCCTCTAGGAACTCATGGTAAAGTAGCTCCACACACAACTGCGCATATAAGGTTCTCCTTTCGGAGAGTCTCCATATATGATCTGCTACCACCTTAGGATTCTTCGACAGTGAACGAATCAACGCCCAGATCCTGTAATTATCCAGGATTGAAAACTCTTCTTATTCGAGTTTCTAGGATTGGTAATCATCCgtgtcaatttaaaattaaaattaaataagttagtacaaaaccaactaacaGTACAAAAATgactttatttaatttatatataggcatggaaccaacattattaatcaagaaaaacaaatttccTTGATTTACAGGAGTCTAAATCGACTGATCCATTTGATCAGTTGATTGGGAATCCAGATCCTGAGCTCTGTCcaatgtcctcattagaactaatctaactaGACTGGGATTTCTTACCTATGTTCTATTAATCTAAGCCTATTTAagtcaatttcagacttattaatcaaactcatatccatttgatcaatccaatgcttattggattaagtctgacccattagaacaaatctaatcattttggttaaaccaacttatgtaatcaaaatcatcccaattaattcaataataaaccaaaCTGGTTAAACCAACGAATGATTTGAGCTTGATCTAGGTATtattgaattaaactagtctagTTAAGCCAACCAATGATTTGAACCAGATCTGGGATCAAGCTGGTAtagttcaattttcaattaatcgaactttgattaatcaatttcaatTGATTAAATAGTGAGCAATCGGTTCAcgcatgattagcataatatactGTTCATGCATgaattcttaatcgattaaaacaATCATTTTCAAACAGTGTTGACGGATGAACAGTAATTAATACTGTTCATCTTCGTTTAAACGATTATctcaatcaattaaaaaaaaaactatttgaatCGATTACTCCAATCGATTACACAGATTCACTATGCTTCGTTAGTTTAATCGATTGCacagcttcttctcttctctgtgGCGATCGCGACACTCTCTTCTTCTGTCGCGACGAACGCGATTGTCGTTACCTTCGATTGTCAGTCTCCCGACGTGGTCGCTGGCACTCTCCGACCACGGAAGCCGATAGCCAACAACTTCTCGGGGCTCGACAACTACGGCAAATCGTAACCCAGTCGCGATCTTGCCTAACGACGGTAGTAGAGAGATTTTCATTTCGACGAAGAGATTATTTCATACTTaggcatcgctctgataccaatgttgaCAATTCTAAGTATGAAAAACAGTAAACACGAAAACTGTAAACACTtatagcgatctcccgcagatctacAATCGGCGCCGGTAAGACTTGCTGACGGAAGAACGATCACAGAATCGGAAAgctcttcatggttcacaaaccaTATCCCTCTTGCGAGATTGgacaaaccaatcttgaatgttcttcATGTCTCTTTCAATCTTGTGCATATGAACCTTGCACAGAGACCTTTCATATGAGACGAACCCATTCTCTTTGACTTTGCCCAAAAACTCACACATAGCAAgtcccctcttcctttctctcttgtgTTCATTTCACTTTAGGTTGCTTGGACGACCTTATATATAGGTGTAGAAGGTCTCTTCCCCTTCCTTCATTTATGGAGGAAGATGATTGGATTGgaagaggaaggggaagaggcACCTTCTCACCTTCCTTCTCCAACATGAGTTAACCACACAAAGGAATACTTCCCGTCAGTGTAATACATAATTATGAAGCCCTTCAATGATTGCAAATCATTTTTGCTTTCTTCTTTACGCATCAACCGatacacttgggataactagcaGTGACTCTCAGGGAAAAAGAACTTTATCGGCCTTGTTATACAGAGATAGTGGTGATCAATGCTAGAAATAATCATTCACAATGCAAGTTAGTGAATGAATACACTTGTAAAAAGTTCTTTTTTGATGCAATCTGATGGTTTTAAGTAGGCTATTGTTTATCGTTTTTCTTAGACGATTGAAAAAAGCAGAATCATCAGCAACACAACGTGCAGATTGTCAAGTTCAAACCGAGGCATACAAAATTTAGCTTCTCAAGTAACATTTCTATAATCGGGAAACAATGAATGCTTTACCTCTTCAAAATGTGATAGTGGAGCCCAATGGTCATCGATGCCAAAAAGAAATGATAATTGATTATGCTTCCTTTTCATAAACATCCAGTCTGGTTCTTCTGACAACTGAAAATTGAAGCAAACAATGATGGAAACAGATTCCAGGATGTCGATGAAACATAACCTATgaattttgatgaagaaaatgtcataatagacaGGTTTAACACAGGTTCTTGCCTTGTCGAAAAATCTTTACTCTTTTAGCAAGAAGGGATGGTAGAAGTGCCTAGCACACAAGCTTCCATATCATGTAAATCAGGATGAACTAATTGATATAACCTTAGTCTTGCAACCCAAGAGGCTATTCCATGGCTCAATAGCGAGCCACTCAATTTGTGAAGGAGCAATTTTCCATTCAAAGGAGATttataatgtaaaaaaaaatatcaggGATCAAATGAAATGAAACATAAGCACTCTTTCTTCTATTGTCTTGTCTTCATTTAagagggtgtttggttgatggtttggcaatgagggaatggaatgatagtaaaagatagtgtttggattgtgggtttgggaatgattattagatttatgggaatcaaccaaacacATATAACatgatgggtttcatttccattcctattctcattccaccctactatcaaacctatacccatagtcattcccatcatttaaccaaacgccccctaagtttgTCAAACGGAGTAGAATTGATGTCGTTAAACACCTATGGAATTTTAATGATTCTATGAACTCTAACCTTAAGGTCTATGTATATGCCAAAAACCTGAGATAATTATAGTGCGCCAAATTAAAATATAGAACTCCGGCAGAATTTATGATAGTTAACCATCCATTAAAGATTTGCTTCTAAGTATCTTTATCTTGTCACAGTAACAAAGGGCTGAAAAAGGAGAGACAATCAAATAAGAACTATGCAAAGACAAATGACAAGGTCAAACACAAAACGGGATTGCAAAGAGTAATCAAAACCTTCATCAGAACACAACTGATGCATCAAACTTAATCTCAAATTCGCAAATAAGATAACAGTACCTTCTCAAACTCTGTCATTGCCAGGAATAGCATATTTCGCATTGTATGGTACTGCAAATTTTCTTGCAAAAGTTACTATGGTTTTGATTGTAACAACTACTTATAAATGTCTAAATTCAAAGAATCAACTTTAAGATTTTTTTGTTCTGTATGTTATCTAAATAAGTGAACATTAGTAAAGAAACCAGGTGCAAAGAAAGTATtggggaaaaagaaaagagaagaaattaATTCATATTCATGAACCTTTTCTCACACCCTGAAATTAAACACTTCTTTTGCAAGTAAAATCATGCATCTGATAAGAAAGATGATAACCAAACCTGCAAAAGGTGACTGCATGTAACTGCAACAGCTGTAGCAGACCATGTCTTCCCTAGGAACTGTCTCACCATATTATCTTGTACTGAGATTGGTAATGACCTCAATAGTGATGCAAAATAACTGATGGCGGCGCTTATAACAGAGGACCTGAAACATACAGAACAAACATAATCTTGATAAGCAACATAGAATTACCATCATCATTAATGTCATTGAACGTATCCATCACCCTAGAACATCTTAATCCACTTATTTagtgaaattttaaaagaagatatATAAAATATGCATAGAATTTTGTTAATAGACAAAAAATTGAATGTATTGTTTCAATGAGAATTTCTTGTAGAATAAAATAATCAGGCCTTCTttattgaatcaattggatttGAGTGACATAAGAACCCAGATTGAGAACATATTCCAGCAAATCAACCATCATGCAGGGTCACACGCTACCAAAAACCAAGTTAAACAACAATTTCTTGATATAAAGAATTCTGTGCTAATCAAACAATCCTAGTGGTAAATCAGTATGAAACACTACCATTTTGAAAgaaggaaaaaatatataaatggtGATATCGGTAGAACACTAGAGAGATAGAAATTTTGATTTGCAACTTGTTGATTCATATAAAGCTGTTCACAATGAGGCTATTTCCAATTAGTATTGGGTAAAAGCAGCAGAAagcaaacataaataaataaataaaggaaatcTACCTTGCAATTAAGCCAATAATTGATTGCTTGAAAGAATTCTTGTTCAATGTCAGAAATGGATAAAGACCTATCACATATTTTACCTTCAAATTCCAACAAAAGCACTATAAGGTAAATTGAAAGCTCGATCACAAAATATAGATACTTCCGAACATCTTATTACCTGTTGTGGAAGCCTTTTGAAGACTTCCAAGCATATATACGATCCAATAGAATGTCCAACCTTTGCAAAAAGAAGCAAATAAATAATATAGAATAAGCTTAGTGGAAAAATAGCAGAACCTTTTTTGTGTCACTTCCGGAACTATTTAGCTTACAATCTGTAAAAATATATAACAGCTAAGATTTTGTACTAGAACAATACATGAGAAACCTGTTGACTGTTGTTCATTATATTCTAAGGATGTCCTCTTCTGGAGTTATCTTAATTTATGAAATTCCATTCTCAGGCATTATTTCCTCCCAAAAAATGAGTATCTTTGGGATACTTGAGTTCCCAAGTAAATTCAATTAGTACCTAAAGTAGTAATATACTTTTCTCTGCCAAAATTGAGAAAGGAAAGCAATATAATTCTGAACAAGAATATGGTAAAACAACAAAAATCTGGTATAAAGCTGTCTTATGTTCTAGAATTAAGAGAAGGAAATTATCACATGTCCCTATTCCAAGAGAAGGAAGCAGTAAAAATATAGAAATTCAAGACCAAATTTAATTACTTCTCAGTTTGCAAAAAGACAATTTGCACACTCAAAGGAACCTTGAATGAATTAAATTCGAAGTTCAAGCAAAATTTCATAAATTAAGCACTGTTAAGCAGTAGTATGTCAAGTATCTATGCAACAAATTTGAAAGAGTTATTGCTGGAAAATATAATTCTCAGTGATCGAACAGGGATAGAAGGTTTAgtaaacaaaagaaaagagatgTCATACACCATGATTGCTAGTAGGCTGAATCATAAAAAGAGTATGGTCATTGAAGAAGGTTAATCAGCAATATACTACCAATATTATTGGAACTTCATTATTCTGGAACTCTTGTTTAATAAAGTCCACCTGAAAAGGTTATTGCAATTTCATTAGATTCTAAAAATGGCATATACCATAAAGAAAATTGAAAATGTCATTGCTGGTTAAGAAAAGGAAGAATGTAAGAATGATACATAACTGCAAGAAGAGGGCGGGAAACTATAGCTAAATTACAAGAAATCATATTACTTAATCAAATGTGAATTATTCAGACACTTTTGGAAGAAGCATCACAACCTCTGAGTTAAGCAATTGTTGAAATCCAAAATGTAGAGTATCAGAAAGCATTACAAATCTACAACCCAAGGATGGAAGAACAGGACATAATCTGACTTACTtttttttcctttgtccctttGAATATTATTGCTTTTTATATAACAAAGAACCCTTTTATTATGAAAGTGTATAAGTTATATTCTGTAAAAACCTTATGAGCAATTTGTTCTTCCAATGAAAACTTCCTTCCATGCTCCCAGTCCTGGAGGAAGGATAATCAATAATTAAATTGTGCATCATGATAGAGGAAGAAAAGTATGTACCAGAAATCCTAGATATGAAACTGTAATTATTTTCTGTCTTTATATACCTTAATGTGTAAATGTCTGAAGCATGAAGGTGTACAGAGAAAGCATAGACATGAGAAGTCAGTCTTATAACTATAGTCATATCATATCCTACAACTTCTATCATGTGGCCAAATTGACATGTTAACGGATGTCATTTAATATACAGCTAAGAATTCTCAAGTCCTTGGTCGAACATGATATTTAGTTCTTTCTTGTCAATATCCACCCATGTTGCTCTATACCTCAGCTGTTTGAGTTAATCATATTTcaggctttttttttttttgcaaggacAGTATATTGGTTCAAACAAAGAACATAATCAAATATACATAACATCTAAACATGCATGTAAATAGACCATCAGTTAAtcacttaatagggaagcaagTTAATGATTCTATAGTTATGCAGCTATGGATCTGTAAAAGGAAAAATTCCCCCCTGCAAAAATCCAACAATGAGAATTGGTTTTTTCATCTCTTGTAGATTTATCGATTGTTTTGATACATGATAAGCACACATCTTTCCTTGTACTTGTTTATGCATCAAAGCACAAATCAGACACTAAAGGAAGATTTAACAGTGATTTATCTTAGCAACGTCCATGGGTTTTTCATCACAGGAAATTGATAAAAGCATAATAAGATTTGTAATCCAATAATAATACCTTTGCAGAATGAGAAACATGCCCAATTGCTGATCAAGAATATCGATGAAAAATATTAGAAAccacatcagcataagtctggattCAGTAAACACTGACAGTGAAAAGTTTGTGGTCCTTGCCTGTTATTGACGCCTGCCCTTCCAGTAGTTGATAGACTGCTTCAACAAAGTCTTTATAATACGATGCAATCCCTAAAATGCACCCGTATACAGTCATGCAAGGAAAGATCATACCCATGAAAGGAAGTAAAAAAAGTTTAAGAGCATCTTTATACATACCTGGATTTCCAGGGATAACAATAATGTGCAATAAGGATTCTTCAGAATGTATCTCAAGCGACTCAGTTGAATATCTGAAAAACAACAAACTTCACTCGGTGTCTACTTCTAACAAAGAAGATTACTGATCCAAGTTACAAATTAAATGAAATGGAACGCAATCACAGTTCTATATCCACAAAAATACCATAACCATACCCAGAGACAGTTCGCATCAGCAAAGTTGCTTGCTTTCCCATTGAAGCAGAATGCAGTGATGCAATATAGCCCCTCAGATATCTGCAACACTTCAAAATGTAAAGTAAGTATTACTTATCAGCA from Zingiber officinale cultivar Zhangliang chromosome 4A, Zo_v1.1, whole genome shotgun sequence includes the following:
- the LOC121970216 gene encoding lipid droplet-associated hydrolase-like isoform X1 is translated as MTLVFSAPVRFTGLLASRLLRLLPTPSRPSRYLRGYIASLHSASMGKQATLLMRTVSGYSTESLEIHSEESLLHIIVIPGNPGIASYYKDFVEAVYQLLEGQASITAIGHVSHSAKDWEHGRKFSLEEQIAHKVDFIKQEFQNNEVPIILVGHSIGSYICLEVFKRLPQQVKYVIGLYPFLTLNKNSFKQSIIGLIARSSVISAAISYFASLLRSLPISVQDNMVRQFLGKTWSATAVAVTCSHLLQYHTMRNMLFLAMTEFEKLSEEPDWMFMKRKHNQLSFLFGIDDHWAPLSHFEEVSRQVPGLALAVEREGHMHAFCCTQAGSSWVGHHVASLIRNQIAK
- the LOC121970216 gene encoding lipid droplet-associated hydrolase-like isoform X2, producing MGKQATLLMRTVSGYSTESLEIHSEESLLHIIVIPGNPGIASYYKDFVEAVYQLLEGQASITAIGHVSHSAKDWEHGRKFSLEEQIAHKVDFIKQEFQNNEVPIILVGHSIGSYICLEVFKRLPQQVKYVIGLYPFLTLNKNSFKQSIIGLIARSSVISAAISYFASLLRSLPISVQDNMVRQFLGKTWSATAVAVTCSHLLQYHTMRNMLFLAMTEFEKLSEEPDWMFMKRKHNQLSFLFGIDDHWAPLSHFEEVSRQVPGLALAVEREGHMHAFCCTQAGSSWVGHHVASLIRNQIAK